From Desulfosoma caldarium, the proteins below share one genomic window:
- a CDS encoding UbiX family flavin prenyltransferase — MKTLPVIVAVTGASGAPYARRLLQCLADQGVLAHVVASSAGRLVYRLETGKDIEEDLPDGTPLYDEDQFSAPIASGSFRTRGMVVVPCTMGTLAAIAHGLANNLIHRAADVCLKERRPLIVVPRETPLSLVHLKNMVAITEAGGLVLPPAPGFYHHPRCVDDLVEFIVGRILEHLGLTQEFMPAWQGL, encoded by the coding sequence GTGAAGACCCTTCCGGTCATTGTGGCGGTAACGGGGGCCAGTGGAGCGCCCTATGCTCGGCGGCTTCTTCAATGCTTGGCCGATCAAGGTGTCTTGGCCCACGTGGTGGCTTCTTCCGCCGGCCGACTTGTTTACCGTCTGGAAACGGGAAAAGACATCGAGGAAGACCTTCCGGATGGGACACCTCTTTACGATGAAGATCAGTTCAGTGCCCCCATTGCCAGCGGCTCCTTTCGTACCCGAGGCATGGTGGTGGTGCCCTGCACCATGGGCACTCTGGCCGCTATCGCCCACGGCCTGGCCAATAACCTCATTCATCGAGCTGCCGATGTGTGCCTCAAGGAACGCCGTCCGCTCATCGTGGTGCCTCGAGAAACCCCGCTCAGCCTCGTGCATCTGAAAAACATGGTGGCGATTACCGAAGCCGGCGGTCTCGTGTTGCCTCCGGCTCCGGGTTTTTACCACCATCCTCGCTGTGTGGACGATCTGGTGGAATTCATCGTGGGCCGCATTCTAGAGCACCTAGGCCTGACCCAGGAGTTCATGCCTGCCTGGCAGGGCCTTTAA